tgctgcggtacgaggtcaattgacctcgtacttcTAGCGCCTTCAAGAGTTACGGGGTCGATTGACCTCGCGCCGCGCTTCTTAAAGTATTAGTATGAGGTCATAAAACCTCGGTCTAAATTATGTGGCGCGGAGCGAGGTTTATCGACTTCATAACTCTTACCCTCTGAGCCTGCGGTACGAGGTAAATTGATCTCGTACGTCTAGCGACTTCGATAGTTACGAGATCGATTGACCTCGCGCCGCGCTTCATTAAGTTTTAGCATGAGGTCATAAAACCTCGTACTAAATTATATGGCGCGAAGCGAGAtttatcgacctcgtaactcttacATTCTGaggctgcggtacgaggtcaattgatcTCGTACAAATGTGTTGATAAAGTCATGTTTTCATTATTACTCTCTTTTTTATATCGGTTATCAatagtaagtattattttttattttatttattattcaacaaaaaacacactTGTGTATACATAATGACACTTACCGGTCAGTGTTGTGTTTGGGCGAGACGAGCACATGTTGCTGGAATGCGGCTTCGCTCGCGAAGCGAATGTCACACTCACCGCAAAGTGGACCTGTCACCTCCTGGAATTGGGTATTTGATActgttaaaaaaaaccttactGCTAGGTAAATAAGGTTCACTATTGATTTAAATGGTGATgtggatattatattattattgtggaggggaggtatcagtgttggtataaataagagggcaTTTGataacttgagctcagttgtttgttaggcagcgtagacaccgacACGCTGCCAGTCGCAATAGTGATTTTGTGCCATAAGGTTGTGTTTATGCATTATAAAGGGACCCCTCAGACCTACGTCCAAGGTCGGAAGGCCTGGAACCTGCTCgatgtgtttcctctgccacaaaatgatggtacaatcactgtagCTGCTGTGACGTCatactactactaataatatttaatacatactagcggacgcccgcgacttcgtccacgtgaaactcgatgtaaactttcaactacctgtaccctaccctacccctacgttttcctgaattttctataatcttatcttaatatttgctataaacctcacggagcccgaaacctttccaacgaatgcaaaaccgtggaaatcgattcgcgcgttctggagttatagcgtcaggaaggaaaacccgacttatttttatataatacacacatataaataaatgtactcgCCTGTGCGCTGTCGAAGCGATGCTTCATCTCCAGATGCTTCCTCAGCCCGTACTGGTTCACGAAGCAGTAGCCGCAGAAGGGACACGCCACGTCCGACGGGTGACTCAGTCGTGTGTGAGACAATAGTGACGTCTTCTTACTGTACACAATAAGTCCAAGAACTATAATATACTAACTCATATTCCACAAACTATAATATACTAACTCATATTccaaaatctatatattttttattattatctactatataaaaataagtcgggttttccttcctgacgctataactccagaacgcacgaatcgatttccacggttttgcattcgttgataaggtctcgggctccgtgaggtttatagcgaaaattcaggaaaaatttcaacgtaaggtaggggtaggataaggggtagggtaggggtagggtataggggtaggggtagggtagaggtagttgaaagtttacatcgagattcacgcggacgaagtcgcgggcgtccgctagttattattatttatttatttattattaattagcacGGACAAATCCAGTTactctaatttaaaaaaaggtacataaaaaaattaaaaagaacaaaacaccacagtaaaaatagacaaaaataagaaaaattaaacaaaaaacgaatGTACAGAAATAGCTTAACGTTAATAATGTTAACTCATATTTCAAAAATCCAAGTATCATTACTTAAAAACAATAGTATACTAACTCATATTTCAATAAACTATACTAACTCATATTCCAAAAAACTATACTATGCTAACTCATATACCATAAACTATAATATCATATTCTAAAAACTATAGTGTTTTTACTCATATTCCAAAATCTATAATATCCTAACTCATATTccaaaaactataatatattaagtttatattttgaatattgaatttgaacatatttttcatattttaaattacattacatcaGTGAAAAACTATATCATACCAAGTAATATTCcaacaacaataattttattgaattttagaGGCGGGCTTTCTGACGAGGCGAAAGCCGATTTATGTCGACATTTATTTAtagcttataaataaatttatcatttatttatttatttttaaaaaatgcaaaaaaaatttaaataaatacaataatataccaACTCATATTCCATAAACTATAATATACCAACTCATATTCCataaactataatatactaACTCATACTCCTCAGGACACAGTTCACACTTGTACTTTACACCCGTATGCCAGCGCGCGTGGCTCACTGCGCTGCATCTGAAAGAATCAGTTATTTATTTAGGCCCTACAATCTTTAACACTGCTACAATAAACCTTATTGCTATGTTAATAAGGTTCACAATAGGGAAAATACTCGCATTAACTTCCTTATAGTCTAAAAGAGAAGCcctggtcaatatttaaatttataatttactattaaaaaaaagttatgagattattttatggacatggacattcTCTAacttattaaatgtatttaattatttaagataatttataggtacaccagttatggtaaaaagtataaaggctcaattctataaatgtaccatttgacggcctccgtggcgcagtggtatgcgcggtggatttacaaaacggaggtcctgggttcgatccccggctgggccgattgtgattttcttaatttgtccaggtctggctggtgggaggcttcagccgtggctagttaccaccctaccggcaaagacgtaccgccaagcgatttagcgttccggtacgatgccgtgtagaaaccgaaaggggtgtggattttcatcctccttctaacaagttagcccgcttccatcttagactgcatcatcacttactatcaggtgagattgtagtcaagggctaacttgtaaaaaaaaaaaaatgttaaacctacattttcattaataaaatatcattcattcatagaTTTACTTTTGTTTAGTGACGAACGGACAGGACACGCAGTTGTATGTAGTGCTGTGACTCTCCTTGCAATGCAGGCGTAATGCGCTGGCACTTTTTGTGTACACTTTGCATATCTCACACAGGAACTGTCCATATTCCTGGAATATAGCActgatcatcattaacaacccatataaggatcactgctgagcgcgagtctcaTCTTACAatatgaggggttaggccaatagtccaccacgctggcccaatgcggattggcagacttcacacacgcagagaattgagaaaattctctggtatgcaggtttccttacgatgttcttccttcaccgtttgagacacgtgatagggcattttaagaaaatgacCAGACATACCAGACcagagatatttatttatttatttatttaatatcaagcaataccatacattacattatacaatgtaataataattatacaagttacattttattacataatgcaagttatggatacccagtttgggcgtagccttttgtcgagtgagtgatagggagaccgattttattttttgtttttatttatcattcaagtagtcattcaccgtgtaatagcacttttcgaccagaaagtcccttaatttctttttgaaagcaatatctttcgcctcatttcgtatacggtctggaaggttgttgtaaatttttattgacattgcgtatgggccggagatgtggagtattaattttgaaaaagggtaaattagtttattttcgtttttttcgcggaagcgccgtggtttataagagttttcgactttttcgtaaaaatgaaaattttttctcACAAATTTACCCCCAGGGGTCCGCGAGTATATCTCTCTGGGGGTCCGCAGTGTCATCTCTGGGCCATACATAAATGCTCGCATCTCgaatttgaaatactaatttgtATATTGAAAGGGTCTGACTTTTCAACACGGATCTTACTGATATTACTGGTTTGACAGAGGCACAGGAAAACcaattaatagaaaatatatcCTGTGATTCAGTATTCAAAGAGTCTTCATTATCAAGTTTCTGGGTGAATACAAAGACAGATTAAAGGGATATATAGGATGAAGCACCAACACATTTACTGCTTTTTTCAACCATATGCCTATGTGAAAAGCATTATCTATTCTTGtatatacaaaaaacaaatacagAAATCGATTACAAGTAGAATCTGATTTGAGATTTTAACTTAGAAGCAGCATCAACCCGAATATCACTGATTTAGTTGCAAAAAAGCAACACCAACCATATGAAGCAGCATCAACCCGAATATCACTGATTTAGTTGCAAAAAAGCAACACCAAccatattttcataataaacagttctgagaattttgtatctgtaataactaaaatctaattggattttttttacggttttttttattaaggggggtccgtgaaaactgtgcttgatttcctaggggtctgtggctgaaaaaggttgggaaacgctgGTATAGTAGATAGTATAGATGAGTACCAAATGGgactaaaaaaaactacttacagTACTATGCATCTTTAGATGTGTTTCATATGTATTTTGTGAAGCAAATCCCTTAAAGCACACATCACATTTGTATacagaatttttataattactggATTCCTTCCTGTTTTGTATGTCTGCGAGTTGCTCTTCAATAGTAAGTTTGTTTAAATGAAATAGTTTCATCATTTCTTGCACCTCGGCAGATGTTTTGTAACCTTTTTTGATTTTGGGTTTCCTTTTGGTTTTTGGTTTAGCCGTGTCTATGTTACCTACAATATAAAGTCCGATagcataaatttaattataacctagtaattcttatattttaaaaagaacatttactagacctttttttttgtaatttgacCATTACAAAAATTGCTCAAAATTGAAAAGACATTTTAACAGTAATATACATAGTGGATTAacaagatcctgggttcgatttccggctgtggcgattaaggttttcttaattggtccagatctggctggtgggaggattcggccgtggctagttaccaccctaatgACAAAGAttagggatttagcgttccggtacgatgtcgtgtagaaaccgaaggaggtgtggatttttctcttcctcctcacaagttagcccgcttccatcttagattgcatcatcacttaccatcaggtgagattgtagtgaagggctaacttgtaaaaaataaaaaaaaaatgtttggagTTGGTTCTGTcgtatatttataagtatttaccttattaaacataaattatttatattgtttgtccACGGGGGactataaaaatactttcactggggcacgaggtcaattgacctcgtacgtctaacACTTCCAatagttacgaggtcgattgacctcgtgtTGCGCCGCatagttttagtacgaggtcaaaaaacctcgtaccgcaccaaaGGAAAATAAACGTGTTAAAACAAATACACACCTCTGTTCATTGTATCTTTAACATTTTCATGAAGTTCCTCAATGTTTTCCATATCAACATCATTGGGATTCCCTGAGTCCTTGTCTCCATCATCAGACAACTCTTCACCGGCTTCACTCTTTATATGTTCCACTATAATACAACACAAGCATTGGAtcataagttttatattatcgTTCATTATCaacggctcacttctgagctcgggtctcctctcagaatgagggttaggccaacagtccaccacgctcgcccaatgcggattggcagacttcacacacacagagaattaacaCAGAGTATGACAAACAACTGCCAtactatttattacttttaatctttaaaatggctggaccgattttgacgaGACTTTAACTATAGCTGATGTTATAAGGAGTAACTAAGgctgaataaacatttttaaccgacttaaaaaaaccGGGAACCGAACGGTTTTTGTTtctaaatgtttgttacctcctTCTCGTAAGTTCGTTATTTatcaaccaattttgaaaattcattttttgtttgtaagagtATTCTTTcaaattggtcccatttcattttaataaatatcgattcagtaattttgtgttaaaatcaaaataactgaaatatgtctATGAATGTCCATTtttgttagaaaattaaataagaaggcatttgtattaacggatatgctacattatatgttacaatctggttataactgtagtgttgtcaatatacgtaggtaccatgacgtataatgacgagtaattctttgttcttaaaactaaactaaaatatactaaactaaactaaaataaataaatagatttaaaaacgtaatacataaatgaagttatgtcaatatccgtgtagataaaagattgatgtttgactatattttgttcttgttgtttattccgttggaaaggtataaaaacgtggcttcatggatgaggcgggttcagtttttgtgattataatcgAAGAGTTGTGTTATAAAAGTGATGTGTTTGTgaacctcgagtttcttttctcgCCAACCCTaacatttttaagttaaaaagattatttgcgTACGAAGTCTTTTGATTCTTCTTTATGTTTTTTCATTCCTTTTTCTCCTGTATTCTCATGTGAACGTGAACCATACGGGTAAAATTGCTTGGAGTTAGTAAGTAATCAAATTGGATCATTGTTAACACCTTTTGGTTCAACTTTAACATCATGTTGGTTCGTGGCACTCGAGTCGTGCTCCGGTGTTACCAGTGTGAGCGTGACGTCAGAATATGACAAACAACTGCtgtatttgttgtttattgACTTTATGTCTTCAGTTGTTAGCTgaaacaaatattatcaaaatatataatagttacTAGTGCGCTAGATATTTtatcccgggcaacacaatcacaagcaacgCAGCgccttcgccggcgaagacgaggtccccgatatctgacgtcacccggacgtgggttttctaactcacgatctcgggggcgtccggactgattcactcaggtcacggttacaccttcccgaatggtcctctaagccgaggtccgagtctcataggagacgcccttagggAGTCTTTCCGTCCTCTaactttatttcagccttcgggtcatatcaggcgatgcttctgcgctcgcccaaacccccccggtgacgccgtagtggtctaacatggagccatcggcacttactcaacacgaaaaaaaaaaataggtattttttacaattttcgcGGGAACCGTAGATTTTTTTTGGGGGAAAAAAAGCAGTCTGTCACTTCATAACCCCCAGTCTTATTGTGAaagtatcattaaaatcggGTCAGCCATTTCcgaaacagacagacaatagtttcaaaaagtttatttgtgttttggtattgtttgttttagtATCGAATGTctgctactcgcttgatgtcgtcagtccacatggTATTGTATGGTATCGCCATTCCGGtaccttggaaccccaatggCGTCATGACCCCTTAACTGaagtaaatcttttttttttattctttacaagttaccccttgactacaatctcacctgatggtaagtgatgaagcaatctaagatggaagcgggctaacttgttaggagtaggatgtaaATCCCTTttgtttctacacaacatcgtaccggaacgtctttgctggtagggtgataactagcctcccaccagccaaatcacTTACCACATCATGCATCTGAGCTAGTTCCACCAATGCATCATAAGCCTGTAGACTCCTGGCTCTGAATTTGCGGCATGAAGTCAGTCTGTGAGCACATTCAGTGCAGAATTTGGAAGTAAACCTCACCTCTTGCTGCAGCTagaataaaaacacttttttttttaaattgagaaagaatacaataaggaacttaactAACGCAACAAATTATGcctacgtggaatggtggcaagaatactagtTGCATTTCTATTCtgggctgatcctttgcgcaaaaaatgagccagcttctgccttcttttttagaatttaaactattgtgagtgttataagagtcggacctctgcctccgattccggagggtgagggttctaatccggtctgtggcatgcacctccaacttttcagttgtgtgcattttaagaaattaaatgtcacgtttctcaaacggtgaaggaaaacattgtgagaaaacttgcatgcctgagaaatttctcaattctctgcgtgtgaagtctgccaatctgcattgggtcagcgtggtggactattgccctcaaccctctcattcagagaggagactcgtgctcagcggTTACCCATATATGGGTTTGTATGGAtctttgtttggatgtttgttacggACATTTGGACGTTTAACcctgcaactactaaaccgagttggctaaaatttgaaatggaaatagattttagtctggataACCAAATGGGCTACTTATCATTCCGGAAAAATGCAtagttcctgtgggatttgtgactaactttcacgcggacgaagtcgcgggtgtcccctagtttattataaaacagctaaaactcacgtgatacaacgtcggagtatgccctagTTTCGAtaccatacggggcccttagtcatgagctggttcttgcaacgcggcacgatccacaCCAGTATGGGCTCGAAACTAGTCAGGTATACCCCGACATTATATTACATGAGTTTTGgcagtgttttataataaattaacaattaataaaaataataatagcatTATCATGAATTGCGGTAACTTTCATGAGTGAAAaaaactgtcacctgcaccatgctacagcgcacaaacTGTAAATACAAGAACTTACTGAATTCCCAGTCAACAGCTCATAAGCCTCTCCCAAACTGTATTGTGTGAAAGGGTACAGCTTACAGTCAGTTCTCAAGCATGTCACACAGAACTGTAAATAAATCAGCaagattatagaaaaatatcagtacaatcacagaataaagaaggATCCAGAATGAGCCTATACAAGCAACATGGTGAAGTCGGTTTCaaagcctccgtggcacagtggtatgggtggtgaatttacaagacagaggagAGATTCCctgctgggtcgattgagattttcttaattggtcctggtcccCGGAaaggcttcggacgtggct
The DNA window shown above is from Bicyclus anynana chromosome 27, ilBicAnyn1.1, whole genome shotgun sequence and carries:
- the LOC112056361 gene encoding zinc finger protein 709, producing MEFRGRRIMRNIHKNVLPDQAQFCVTCLRTDCKLYPFTQYSLGEAYELLTGNSLQQEVRFTSKFCTECAHRLTSCRKFRARSLQAYDALVELAQMHDVLTTEDIKSINNKYSSCLSYSDVTLTLVTPEHDSSATNQHDVKVEPKVEHIKSEAGEELSDDGDKDSGNPNDVDMENIEELHENVKDTMNRGNIDTAKPKTKRKPKIKKGYKTSAEVQEMMKLFHLNKLTIEEQLADIQNRKESSNYKNSVYKCDVCFKGFASQNTYETHLKMHSTEYGQFLCEICKVYTKSASALRLHCKESHSTTYNCVSCPFVTKQKCSAVSHARWHTGVKYKCELCPEEYDKKTSLLSHTRLSHPSDVACPFCGYCFVNQYGLRKHLEMKHRFDSAQEVTGPLCGECDIRFASEAAFQQHVLVSPKHNTDRLHRNQPSVKHKRRSSTKIVECEQCGLSCNGYRIYYSHFARLHPRAAPAQSAPRTHLCELCGLAFSSRWTLRDHEQLHQSSTVFQCDICKSKYSRRYSLINHMKSHCKPPPVFECPICGKKFNNKGNTHRHIMSHSELRPFECPQCGQRFVTAADRRAHRRHAHRRQPWPGRRAERVRASRRRDDKEPARQLLKTETAKT